Part of the Lotus japonicus ecotype B-129 chromosome 6, LjGifu_v1.2 genome, GCGGGGGAATAAATAGAATGAAGCACCATCTTGCCGGCATACCAGGTCAAATATTAGCTTGCAAGAAAGTTCCTCCTGATGTTCGCCATAGAATGGTAGCTTTATTAGAAAGCattgaacaaaagaaaaatgaagccAAGAATAACCGCAATGAAGCATTTGGTGATGGAGCTATTGATGAAGTTAGTCATGAACTCAATGCTTGTCCAACTGTAACACCAGCATCTACTCAAAGcaaaggaaaaaggaaagctACTGGTGAAATTGACAATTACTTTGCTCCAAGAACGACTCCTGGATCCCAACCAACACTTAAAAGTGTTTTGTCTAGTAAAGAAGCTGTACACAAAGCTAAGATGGCAATTGCTAGATGGTTTTTTGATGCTTGCATTCCATTTAATGCATTACAATCACCATATTTTCAGCCAGCATTGGATGCAGCTGTTGCCATTGGCTCTGGTTTTAAAGGTCCATCTTATGATGAATTAAGGGTCAACTTGTTAGGAGATTGCAAGAAAGAGTGTCAGTTACTTGTTGAAAGCCACCGGGCCAATTGGGCTAAGTATGGATGTACAATCATGGCTGATGGATGGAGTGATCAACGACAAAGAACTTTGATAAATTTTATGGTTTATTGTCAAACATGTATAATCTTTGTGAAACTTGTTGATTAATTGTTTGATATTGTTCATAATGTTGAAACTTTGTTGAATTCACTTATTTCAAAAGCTACATTTAAGTAAGTTTTTCACTTTCACGTTATGTAATTAGGTGGTGAAGAAGTTGACATTTCAGAGGAGCCACTGATGGAGTCAGTTGATTTTCAAATTGGGGCAAATGTTGAATCATCGCCGTTTGATGGAATAGAGTTCAATCTTAATGATGTTAATGATTTCTGATTATATTTGTTGTGTTGTTAACTTGTTATTCATACTTTGTTAAGTGTTGTTAAATTTAGACTTTTGTCATTGGTATTGATTTAAGGTTGTTGTTGAACCTAAATGTTATGAGTTATGACTTATGTAAGTTGGTGGTGTTTGCATCTAAACAAAGTAACAAACTATCATTTGGACTTGTGGAGTTACATTTGTTGGCTTATATATTTTAGCTTttgttatttacttattttacttTACAACAATTAGATTTAGTCATTTAGATGacctaaaaaaattatgtatatatatttttatatgtatataatataaaattatattatttatattgatACGGTTCAACCTCGGTTCAACCTCGATTCAACCCCGGTTCGACCTTTGAACCTTAAACCAGTGCCTTGACCGGTTCgatgaccggtccggttttcagaacattgatatatagggatctcaagctccttgtttcaacacaccaaaacactAAAGATGTAGCACCTAAAAATACTTTAAGTTTatgtttgtgttttctttttctcttatgctcttgttttagagtattgtgagatgtagttcaaatatttactttggagagtgtgggtgtactggggttatggggtggttgagagtgaagtctatgtgttgtaacaattttcacatagtgtttattctctggttgtcggttttgacaacggccgtggttttttctccggttttggagtttccacgttatattcttgtgttgttgattgcgctcctggttaattttacttcttcagctatgttatttcctaacacacataactaaacaagtacttcaaattTTTAAATCTGACAAGTAATTACAAACAAATTAGTCTCCAAGTTTCCTAAAAATCACTCAAATAATAGGATCCAAGTCTCCATAAATTACATACCCTATTATAGTAAGGTAggcaaaaattaaaattattaaaaatatatattaaataatatattattattattacatgattggatttcgggttgggttggatggattattATGGAATCCGATATTCGATCCAAAGATGATTGGATCGTAATAAAATCCATCTGGTAGACTCGTTGGcccaatccaacccgcatttttactATTGGATcagattgggttggatggatttattgggttgacccaacccatgtgcacccgCGTATGTTGATTGAGCTATTAATTAATCAGAAATTTTGCTTTTGACAGATAAATTTGTAGTTATACCGATAATGTGTTGATCTAAAGGTAAATAGAACAGTTCAAACTCCAGAAAAATCATCTGTTAAGAGAAACGACACAATCTCCTCAACAGGTTTATACTTATCAATGACTAAAAAGGAATAAAAAAACAGTATGTGGTAAGTTAATAAACCATCGAGCATCTTGCCATTGTAAAGCACAAAGCGCCATTAGTTAAATAATTATTGTGCAtctttaataataattttttcggAGACTTTAATAATAACAAGCATGTGATGCACAGCATCAAAACATAAGCATGCCTTTTGACTTTGTGAGAAGTGGGAACTGAGAAGGGATTGGAGATCAATGGCAGAAGCTCATAATATCAGTAACAGAGGACCAAGATGGTCTCTCAATGGAATGACAGCCCTTGTCACTGGTGGCACACGTGGAATTGGGTTctcattttctccttttctttgaTTACTATGTTTTGCTTATTACATCTTTGATTACTATGATTATGCTTATTACATCTTTGGTTACTATGATTATGCTTATTTTATTTGTTCTCATTGATCCATTTGAAACAAACTCTGTTTAGGCATGCCATTGTGAATGATCTAGCTGCGTTTGGCGCTGCTGTGCACACTTGTTCCAGGACAGAATCAGAGCTGACCAAGTGTTTGCAAGAATGGCAAAGTCAAGGCTTTTTGGCTACTGGGTCAGTCTGTGATGTGTCCTCTAGGCCTCAGAGAGAGAAGCTCATGCAGGAAGTGGCCTCCACCTTCAATGGCAAGCTCAAAATCTTTGTAAGTATTCAATAGTGCTAAAagcatttttttgtttgtttccgaAGATATTCCTCAGCCGACAGacatgagactaatccctcaAGGCTCAGAGATCATGTTAAGTGGAGTGGGTAggtctctcccaacaaatgaTTTTCCATAGGCACTGCCTAGGGTTCAAACCCTGAACTAAATGTTTAAGGATTCTAACTATCTACTAATTGTACTACACCTTTTTGATAGTGCTAAAAGCATAAAAAAGGGCTTGGAGAAAGCCATTAGATTGTGTTTGTAGATCTATTCAGAAGATTGTGGAACTCTGATACCTTGAATTTGGCATGATCACTGGAACTTAGACTACATTTAGATATATGATGCAAGTGGAATGGAATGGAAAGGATAGAAGATAGTGGAATGAAAAATAActggaatgaaaaaaaaataccatttTATTGTTTGGATAGTTTAAGGATGATATTGACTTTTTGCATGCCATTCTCTATGAATCGGAGGGTATGAAAAAATGGAGCATTGCTTTCAAAATAGCCTCCTTTCATCTAATTTACCTGTCACGAATCATAAATATGCATGACATTGTGCTTCAGATAAACAATGTAGGAACAAACTTTAGAAAGCCAACAGTTGAGTACACTGCTGAAGAATATTCAGAGCTGATGACTGTTAATTTAGACTCTGCATTCCATCTGTGCCAACTTGCCCATCCTCTTCTAAAAGCATCTGGGGTGGGCAGCATCGTGTTCATTTCATCTGTTGCAGGAGTGGTGAGCTTGGGTACTGGATCTGTCTATGCAGCATGTAAAGGTGAGTACTGCACTCATCAGGTCTTCTGTCTCATATAGATATGATTTAATAAAATGTTAGCATGAGCAAAGAGAGGCAATAATATTTTGTCCACTGATTTTTCAGCTGCAATTAATCAGCTTACAAAGAATCTGGCTTGTGAATGGGCAAAAGACAACATAAGGAGCAATTGTGTTGTGCCATGGGCAACCAGAACCCCACTTGTAGAACATGTAATTTTCTTGTTCTCTACCTTTCTTCATCTTTGCTGTTTCCCCTTCTAAGTGaagcattaaaaaaaaactatttattgCATATTTGGACACACCGTGGAAAAGCAGGATGAAGCCAAAATCACAATGGACAGAAGCAACTTCTCTTAGCTTTTGCTTGTCCACCTTGATTTTGGCTTCACTGTGCTATTCTATCGTGGATCCAAACATATAGACAAGACATTAGCTAACCATCCAAACCTGCAGAATTGCGAAAGAAGCACTGAGCTAATTTTACCACTTTCATAACTTTATACAGACATTTTCTATGTCTACTCATCATTGCTTCACCAAAATATTAGCATGTTAATATGTCATATACAATGAACTCCCAAAATTAATACCAATTTAAATATGTCTACATAGTACCAAACCACTGATCCCAACATGCTAAGCTTTTAGAATCTAGAAGGTCTGTTATTTTTGCTATCACAGTATTTCCTGCATTATGCACTGAGGGTCTGCTTTCAAATTTCATCAGTTATAAAAGAAATTGTACTTATAAGCTTTCTTTCACCACCACCTCTTTTATGGATAGGCAGTAGCATGGGTGGAATAATATATAGTGTTTCTCTATGCCATTATGTTTAATCCACAATATAGATTTTGAAGTCAATATTGGACAACCAACCTAGTAGAATTTTATAGTTTTTCTACTTCGAATTTATATGACCATTGTATTGAGATAATCAGATTTTTATTCATTACATGTATGTGCATCATCATTAAGCAAATATTTGTATTCAATGTTTTAgcaatttgaattttgaattcttAAATTGTTTACTCcaacctttttcttttttgtagtTGTTTCAAAACCAAAagtttgtggatgatatcaTGTCTCGAACCCCTCTTAAGCGCATTGCAGAACCCGAAGAAGTGTCATCGTTGGTGGCTTTCCTTTGTTTGCCTGCTGCGTCTTACATCACTGGACAGGTTATTTGTGTTGATGGAGGACTAACAGTGTATGGATTTCAACCCAGCATGAGAATCACCTGAAATTCTGTATTTGTTAGTCTAAGTGGAATAAATTATTCTCATTTTGTTTCAACTCTGCTGGTAGCTGTATCAGTATGTGACAAACCTTGATCTGcaattatgttttctttttcttttgatatGAGAATGGTTTGTTGTAGTTAACTCATGAAGTGTTTATTCTTGAACTGCTTGTTCTTTTTAGTTCTTTTGTGCACTTCTTCTCccttccatttttctttttcatcaatTAGCTTCTTTTTTCTGACACATGCACAGCTTTCTTTCATTGTTTTCTGGTTACTTTAGTTGTAGGTACTTTCTGATTGATTCAGCAAGTGAAAATGTGAGTTTTTGAGAGGCTTTGCGACTATGCTTCAGATTGAGTCCCTGTGAAAGAGTGGGAATAGTTGAAGTtgcaataagaaaaaaaaacaaaagagtaTGTGTAGCATTAGCATACGAACCAGAAATAGAGGTAGAGGAGGGTGTCGACCTTGAGAGATGATTGCGATGAAGTTTGGAAGTGGATCAGACATTAAGAATGAGAACAAAAGCCATTCCTTACGAACTGCGACAACAAACAACCATGTGGTCATGTGGATGTGGATAAAGTCACACGTGGGATATATCATCCACATTAATTTTTGTTGAGAAAAGCAGAAACAcagtgagattttgttttagcCCCCTGCTCAAGTAAAGTTGAAAAAACATCCATGCGGTTAGAGATATAACAAGGTTTAATCATTGTCCGAACTGAAGTTCCGGTCGCTTTGTCTGATATGACACATCCATATGTATAAATGGAGCTGAGTGACAACCAAAAGTAATTATCTAAATTTTAAGTCCCATCtgtgtaattaataattaaaagtaaattctaaattaaaagtaaaaactaaGAAAAAACCCTTAATCTTTAATTAACTAAACTAATCTAATTCCAAAATTACCTAAATAAAACCTACTCTAAATCCCTCTTCCTTATctaattaaatatgtttttggatGCTTTCACAGAATAATGACAAGCATGTGATGCACAAGAGTAAAATATAGACATGACTTTTGACTTTTTGAGTGCAATAGAGAAGAGGGAACTTAGAAGGGAGTAGAGATCAATGGCAGAAGCTCATAGCAGTATCAGAGGACCAAGATGGTCTCTCAATGGAAAGACAGCTCTTGTCACTGGTGGCACTCGTGGAATTGGGTTCTCATTCTATCCTGCTCACTCAAACTTCCATTTTGCTACATGTATGCTAATTTAGTTTATTCTGATTGATCCATTTGAAACAAACTGTGTTTAGGCATGCCATAGTGAATGATCTAGCGGCGTTTGGTGCTGCTGTGGACACTTGTTCCAGGACAGAATCCGAGCTCAATACGTGCTTGCAAGAATGGCAAAGTCAGGGCTTTTTGGTTACTGGGTCAGTCTGTGATGTTACATCTAGACCCCAAAGAGAGAAGCTCATGCAGGAAGTAGCCTCCACCTTCAATGGCAAGCTCAACATCTATGTAACTATTCAATAATGCTAACCATATAAAGGGGATGGACAAAGCCATTACAATTAGACTGTGTAATAGATCTATGCAGAAGAGTGTGAATTAGACATTTTGATTCTTGTTTCATATTCTGTGTATAACTTTTTTGGCACTATCATGTAGTCATGCATATTATTGTCAcataattggaaaaaaattgaattaacaTATGACATTGTGCTTTAGATAAACAATGTTGGAGCAAACTTTAGGAAGCCAACAGTTGAATACACTGCTGAAGATTATTCTGAAATGATGTCACTTAATTTAGACTCTGCATTCCATTTGTGCCAACTTGCACATCCTCTTCTAAAAGCATCTGGAAATGGAAGCATTGTGTTCATTTCATCTGTTGCAGGAGTGGTGAGCTTGGGTACTGGAACTGTCTATGCAGCAAGTAAAGGTGAGTTTGAGCACTACACACATCAGGTCTTCTGTTAATAAAATGTTAGCATGAACAAAAAGAGATAGTTATGTTCTGACCACTGATTTTTCAGCTGCAACTAATCAGCTTACAAAGAATCTGGCTTGTGATTGGGCAAAAGACAACATAAGGAGCAATAGTGTTGCGCCATGGGGTACCAGAACCCCACTTGTGGAACATGTAATAATCTTGTTCTCTATCTTTATTCATTTTAGTTGTTTATCTTTCTAACGAAACAATAAAAGGGCAAACACGGTGCTATAAAGCTCCCACTATGAGCGAGGTCCAAAGAGAGACCAGATCCATTTGTAGATTTAATGTAGGCGGTCTTACCTCACATTTTTGCAAGAGACTAATTCTACAGTTCGAAACTATGACTGCAAAGTCACATCACAGTAACCTTATAGTTGTGCCAAAACTCTCTCTATTTTCTAAGGAagcaataaaattaaatattacttAGTAAACAGCACATTAGCAAACTATCCAAAGTCCAAACCTACAGGATTTGGGACGTGCATGTAAGAAGCACTGCGACAATTTTACCACTTTCATAACTACAGACAGACATTTTCTATTGACATTTATCATAAACTTCACCAAAATAACTGCATGACATGTACAATGAACTCCCATAATTAGAACCAATTTATAATGTCTGTACTAAACCACTGCTCCCAACATGCTAAGCTTTTAGAATCTATAAGGTCTTCTTGATTTATTTTAGCAATCAAGTATTTCCTGTATTATGCACCGATCAAGATTTTGCTTCCAAGTTTCAACAATAATTTTAGCAATAGTTTTTATGCTTGGAATTCATATGTCCATTCTATTAAGATGGGCTTGTGCACCATCAAGTAAATCTCTTTATTCAACGTTTTGGCAATTGAAGTTTGAACTTTCATTTTGGAATTGGAAGTCTGTGTTTGATCCAACTTTTTAAGTTTCTGCAGTTGCTTAAAAACCAACAGTTTGTGGATGATGTCATGTCTCGAACACCTCTTAAGCCGTTAAGCGCATTGCAGAACCTGAAGAAGTGTCATCATTGGTGACTTTTCTTTGTTTGCCAGCTGCCTCTTACATAACTGGACAAGTTATTTGTGTTGATGGAGGATTCACTGTGTATGGATTTCAACCCAGCATGACAATCACCTGAAATTTCTTAAGTGGAATAAACTATCCTCATTCATTTTCAACTCTACTGGTACCTATGTGTGACAAGTCATGACCTTGATCTgcaattttgttttctttttcttttgattgCATGAGAATGGTTTGTTGTAGTTAACTCATGAAGAGCTTATCAACGGCTCTCGTTGGATCAAGGGTAAATATCTTACCCGTAGGATCACATTATATTCTTAACTGTCACATCATGTCCTTATAAATGtattctcctcctcctcctctttatCACTATGTTTGGTAGAGTAGAGaaagatagagaagagagagtagagaagagagaagttgagtagagagaaataggtaagaaatagagtagattttaAGGTTATTTGTTATGATAGAGAtagaagagagagaagagaaagaatgaggtggaagagagagaaaatattaatttttatgtaagaaaagtagtttttaaaaaaacaaagacaTTTGTGGCGGCTAGGAGCCTAATGTGGCGGTTTAGCAACCCCACTGTTTTGGAcataacagaaaaaaaaaataaaaaaacttggcAGATTCAGTTTCTTCGCAAATAGCGAAGACCACAAAAAGTGGATTTTTGGTTCCCTTAAACTCTCTCTCATCTACGGTAAAATACAACCAAACAAGATTCTTTCTTCATCTCTtgcctatctctctcttcaaacTCTCTCTCCTCTATCTCATGCTTACCAAACATAGTGTATATTCTTAACTGTCACATCATGTCCTTATAAAtgtatcctcctcctccctcaaTTTTCTGCGGTAgacatttgtggcggtttataACGGCCACAAAATGTGGTCCaaccgccacaaaatgttgctgcAAAATATTGGCACCATTAGTGGCGACCCgaaaccgccacaaatgtcTACTGCAGAaaattgagagagaaaaaatttgaGAGTATTCGTTCCCTAATTCAACACACATTCAACTTTTACTCACttttgtttaataaaattcaacaccctacccaccacttttatttcatattcttattttcttttatgtttttgtttttgtgattataaattaataataattattgattgaaattaaattaaaataattaagagctattttttttctttctagtttaataatttatttgaaatttattttttaaattttatattcttaattaattGGAGGCTAAATATAAAAACTAGAGGGTCAAATGTCGTTTTttttgtgtccaaatcaaatgaaccaaatctttatttatagacaaaaaaattgatgaattttagtaaaaaaaaaattaattgactATGAAATAATTGACCCCAAATAATTAGGATGACATAAAAATCTAAAAATCATAACAATCAATGAGATTTTGCCAAGTGTATTAAGTGACTCCCACTACCAACACATTCAACCGGCTTAAAAAATTCAACCAGCCGAACATTAACACTATGTTTGGTAAGCATGAGATAGATGAGAGAGAgtttgaagagagagataggcaAGAGATGAAGAAAGAATCTTGTTTGGTTGTATTTTACTGTAGATGAAAGAAAGTTTGAGGAACCAAAAATCCACTTTTTGTGGTCTTCCCTATTTGCGAAGAAACTGAATCtgccaagttttttttttttttttttctattctgTCCAAAACAGTGGGGTTGCTAAACCGCCACATTAGTCTTCCTAGCCGCCACAAATGTCTttgtttttttaagaaatacttttctaacataaaaattaatattttctctctcttccacctcattctttctcttttctctcttctatcTCTATCGTAACAAACAACCTTaaaatctactctattttttacctatttctctcttctctactctctcttctctatctttCTCTACTCTACCAAACATACTGTAAACACCCTAATCAACCGTCCACTGCACACCTCCACCTCCAAATGTTGAATAGCTTTTTCAACCCCTTCATTGCACATTGTCTAAGTAActgtataataatttttttcttttagatGCAATTTTATAATGATATATTATAGGGTAGCACCGGGTGTTAGATTTGCCACCCCGGCAATAGATCTAACACCCCACTTAAAAGTGGGGAAATACTAAAATGTCCCTCTGTGTTTATTTTCGGAACATAAAGTTCCGAATTTTTTCGGAACATAAACTTCCATAGGTAAGTTGGGAGAACAGTCAATATCATGTTTCTATGATGTTTCGGAACATCATGTTTCCAATATATTTCGGAATGTTATCTTCCGAAGGGTACTCctaccatttttttaaaaagcctGGGTGTTAGATCTATTGCctggggtggcaaatctaacACCCTATATTATATCCAATGAAGGCTGAAGAGGGATCTGAACACAACTAGATACtccctttttgagttcttagggAGAGAAATTGTAATTAAGCCACTCAGCCCCATATGAAATGGCAGCTGAGGAGGGCACTACTACTACAATACCAAACAGACCCTTAAGATGGTCCCTCAACGGCATGACTGCTCTTGTCACCGGTGGAACTCGTGGCATTGGGTCAGTTTCTTTCTTCATCTCTCCTTCTTTTGCAAAGACTGTGTTTTGATTCTCACCCATTTGAATTCTGGCTCCAAAGTTAACACCTTTGCCATAAAAATTTAATCTTTTTGGTCTGAACCTCTGAAACCCAGGCATGCCATAGTGGAAGATTTATGTGGGTTTGGTACCACTGTCCACACTTGTTCCAGAAACCAAGCAGAGCTTGATAAGTGCTTATCTGATTGGCAGAGTAAGGGC contains:
- the LOC130722022 gene encoding tropinone reductase homolog At5g06060-like, whose translation is MAEAHNISNRGPRWSLNGMTALVTGGTRGIGHAIVNDLAAFGAAVHTCSRTESELTKCLQEWQSQGFLATGSVCDVSSRPQREKLMQEVASTFNGKLKIFINNVGTNFRKPTVEYTAEEYSELMTVNLDSAFHLCQLAHPLLKASGVGSIVFISSVAGVVSLGTGSVYAACKAAINQLTKNLACEWAKDNIRSNCVVPWATRTPLVEHLFQNQKFVDDIMSRTPLKRIAEPEEVSSLVAFLCLPAASYITGQVICVDGGLTVYGFQPSMRIT